A genomic window from Ascaphus truei isolate aAscTru1 chromosome 1, aAscTru1.hap1, whole genome shotgun sequence includes:
- the LOC142491524 gene encoding protein PRRC1-like — MGTVSQESRQFFRTLQLMKGQASSPNWIQGSSDLLFFAGSEESFSKSYGRADFTMLSSKCRKEYKTNICLSASCLFLGSGGELDIVVTSNKEVKVSAVRDAFQEVFGMALITGEDGQSNIAPQPVGYAAGLKGAQERIGGLRRSGVMHEKQPAVSVENFIAELLPDKWFDIGCVIVDDPVHGIRLEAFTQATPVPMEYIQQAQNLTPQDYNLRWSGLSVTVGEVLERSLPHVTRTGWHVAFTGMSCRQMIYGAAKALAGMYKQRLPPRIL, encoded by the exons ATGGGGACGGTGTCCCAAGAGTCCAGGCAATTCTTCCGGACACTGCAACTCATGAAGGGGcaggcgtcctccccgaactggatacaggggagcagc GATCTTCTCTTCTTCGCTGGTTCAGAGGAAAGCTTCTCCAAATCATACGGCAGGGCTGACTTTACGATGTTGTCCTCAAAATGTAGAAAAGAGTACAAGACAAATAT TTGTTTATCTGCATCTTGCCTTTTCCTAGGATCTGGAGGCGAGCTGGATATTGTGGTAACTTCCAATAAAGAAGTGAAAGTTTCAGCCGTTCGAGATGCGTTTCAGGAGGTGTTTGGCATGGCACTAATAACGGGGGAGGATGGTCAGTCTAATATTGCTCCACAGCCTGTGGGATATGCGGCTGGATTGAAG GGAGCCCAGGAAAGGATAGGTGGCTTGCGCCGGAGTGGAGTGATGCATGAGAAACAGCCTGCAGTGTCAGTGGAAAACTTTATTGCTGAACTACTTCCTGACAA GTGGTTTGACATTGGCTGTGTAATTGTGGATGACCCAGTCCATGGAATACGTTTAGAAGCCTTCACACAAGCTACACCAGTTCCTATGGAATATATACAGCAG GCCCAAAATTTGACCCCGCAGGATTACAACCTCAGATGGTCTGGCCTCTCAGTGACGGTGGGCGAAGTGTTGGAGAGAAGTTTACCGCATGTCACCAGGACTGGTTGGCACGTGGCATTTACAGGCATGTCCTGTCGGCAGATGATTTACGGTGCGGCCAAAGCCCTCGCAGGAATGTATAAGCAACGGCTACCACCACGGATcctgtga